One window of Penaeus vannamei isolate JL-2024 unplaced genomic scaffold, ASM4276789v1 unanchor202, whole genome shotgun sequence genomic DNA carries:
- the LOC113805780 gene encoding tuftelin-interacting protein 11, with product MSDNETEKFEVTDYDLENEFNTHRPGRRITKEQQIYGIWASTSDGEEGDDKDAPPPAAVPRARVLRGGLNFVPGGIQQAGKKNEKDKDKKEEEEDEESESELMPRPMFGASADSSDEETPLKKDLPTSFGSKKPSSYASFSSSSSKRNDIAGMRRGGPGGGGNASLLGSGLGDWEKYTTGIGSKLLKKMGFEEGKGLGKNLQGIATPVEANKRKGKGAIGFYGSERSERSLKDFPVHDSDEEEKEKFKEQLQQWKKTGNKKKIKYVYKSAEEVIQEGKSKKLKPTDDSHITKTKVIDMTGPETRVLSSYHAIAGQKSIVDEYEEDKKKRYEHFDLPELLHNLQILLEKCEDDIVRNARTQERENDRIVHLNHERERYETLLEREKKELESLDQALTLVERLETRHKEQTLSLSEAASIFTELKRDYPKIYNTYEIPYLAPTYITPLLKELLRTWNPLAQPAAHKDIFATWQKLVDLGGGQQQQQPGTDMPMDPYHHLVWETWAAAVRSTVMGPWEPRDCGPLLAVLEVWNVPLVPVWIQGHLLQHVILPRITRAVHNWNPRQDTVPIHTWLHPWLPLLVDHLQSVYPVIRQKLSAALVHWHPSDRSAKMVLQPWKRVFTDISMTNLIQSNIQPKLEAALMEMTITPHSQNLDPWHWFLDWDDLLTAQISIDILERCFFPRWYQALGTWLSANPSHTDVLAWYKGWRDLMPKSVANHLQVRQKFQQALEVCSRALSYQPGATDQFNLLLAGLDKLSEPPPPPPPGSPPIQCSKDWADIINSARRETLSMREVVERRCQERGIVFVPLPERKHEGRPVYRCGKLNISFNKNVIYVHTERGWMPKSLTTLLDDA from the exons ATGTCAGACAACGAGACAGAGAAGTTCGAGGTGACAGACTATGACTTGGAGAATGAGTTCAACACACACCGCCCTGGGAGAAGGATAACAAAAGAACAGCAGATCTATGGTATATGGGCCAGTACCAGTGATGGCGAAGAG GGCGACGACAAGGATGCCCCGCCCCCAGCTGCAGTGCCTCGGGCCCGTGTGCTTCGGGGCGGCCTCAACTTTGTGCCCGGGGGTATCCAACAGgcgggaaagaaaaatgaaaaggataaggacaagaaggaggaggaggaagatgaggagtccGAGTCCGAACTGATGCCCAGACCCATGTTTGGGGCCAGCGCAGACTCTAg TGATGAGGAAACCCCCCTGAAGAAAGACCTTCCCACATCTTTTGGCAGCAAGAAACCATCGTCATACGCCTCCTTTAGCTCCTCATCCTCCAAGAGAAATGACATAGCTGGCATGCGTCGAGGaggaccagggggagggggaaatgcaaGCCTCTTGGGTAGCGGTCTAGGTGACTGGGAAAAGTACACAACAGGCATCGGTAGCAAACTGCTCAAGAAGATGGGTTTCGAGGAAGGAAAAGGCTTGGGTAAGAATCTGCAGGGTATTGCCACCCCTGTGGAAGCCAACAAGCGCAAGGGCAAGGGAGCCATTGGCTTCTATGGGTCGGAGAGGAGTGAGAGGTCCCTCAAGGACTTCCCCGTACATGAttcagatgaggaggagaaggagaagttcaAGGAGCAGCTGCAGCAGTGGAAGAAGACCGGGAACAAGAAGAAGATCAAGTATGTGTACAAGAGTGCTGAGGAGGTGATCCAGGAGGGAAAGTCCAAGAAGCTGAAGCCCACGGATGACAGCCACATCACCAAGACCAAGGTTATTGATATGACAGGACCAGAGACCCGTGTGTTAAGCAGCTACCATGCCATTGCAGGCCAGAAGAGCATTGTAGACGAGTatgaagaggacaagaagaaaagatatgAGCATTTCGACTTACCAGAATTGCTACATAATCTTCAGATTCTGTTAGAGAAATGTGAGGATGACATTGTTAGGAATGCCAGAacacaggagagagaaaatgacagaattGTCCACCTAAACCATGAAAGGGAAAGGTACGAGACTCtactagaaagagagaagaaggaactgGAGAGCCTAGACCAAGCCCTCACTCTTGTTGAGCGACTGGAAACTCGTCACAAAGAACAAACCCTCAGCCTGAGCGAGGCAGCATCCATCTTCACTGAGCTGAAGCGGGACTATCCCAAGATATACAACACATACGAGATCCCCTACCTAGCACCCACATACATAACGCCCCTTCTGAAGGAGCTGCTCAGGACTTGGAATCCGCTGGCTCAGCCTGCAGCACACAAGGACATTTTTGCAACCTGGCAGAAGCTGGTGGACCTGGGAGGGggccaacagcagcaacagcctgGAACAGACATGCCTATGGACCCTTACCACCATCTTGTATGGGAGACATGGGCTGCAGCTGTGCGCTCCACTGTGATGGGGCCCTGGGAGCCACGGGACTGTGGCCCACTCCTGGCTGTGCTAGAAGTTTGGAATGTGCCACTTGTACCCGTGTGGATTCAGGGACACTTACTTCAGCACGTTATCTTGCCACGCATCACCCGTGCAGTGCATAACTGGAATCCTAGGCAGGATACTGTTCCTATACACACATGGCTTCATCCCTGGCTGCCCTTGCTGGTGGATCACCTCCAGTCTGTGTACCCAGTTATCCGCCAGAAACTCTCAGCTGCCCTCGTTCACTGGCATCCATCAGACCGGTCAGCTAAAATGGTGCTACAGCCATGGAAAAGAGTCTTCACTGACATTTCAATGACTAATTTGATTCAGTCTAATATCCAGCCCAAACTAGAAGCAGCATTAATGGAAATGACCATCACCCCCCACAGTCAAAATTTAGATCCATGGCACTGGTTCCTTGATTGGGATGACCTTCTCACTGCCCAGATTTCCATTGACATTCTGGAGCGATGCTTCTTCCCTCGCTGGTACCAGGCTCTGGGCACATGGCTCTCAGCCAATCCTTCACATACTGATGTGCTTGCCTGGTATAAAGGCTGGAGAGACCTCATGCCCAAGAGTGTGGCTAACCACCTACAGGTCCGCCAGAAGTTCCAGCAAGCCCTGGAGGTTTGCAGTCGTGCTCTGAGCTACCAACCAGGTGCAACAGATCAATTCAACCTCCTCTTGGCTGGCCTCGACAAACTGAgtgagcctcctcctccccctcctccaggttCTCCTCCCATTCAGTGCTCCAAGGACTGGGCAGACATCATCAACAGCGCACGCAGAGAGACACTCAGCATGCGAGAGGTTGTGGAGAGAAGGTGCCAAGAGAGAGGCATTGTATTTGTACCACTGCCAGAGCGCAAGCATGAAGGCAGACCTGTGTACAGGTGTGGCAAACTTAATATATCATTCAACAAAAATgtcatatatgttcatacagaGAGAGGATGGATGCCCAAAAGCCTCACGACATTACTGGATGATGCCTAG